One stretch of Cytophagales bacterium DNA includes these proteins:
- a CDS encoding UDP-N-acetylmuramate--L-alanine ligase — MLQLKKIQYIYFIGIGGIGMSALARWFTNSDYSGVAGYDRVATPLTSQLMDEGILIHFEDDVEKIPPFITTAKNETLVVYTPAIPPEHKELTFFRENGFTVLKRAEVLGLITKDKFTIAVAGTHGKTTIASMIAYILNYAGLNCTAFLGGISVNFNSNLLMTNPKSPNHQISKSPNIYVVEADEYDRSFLALHPDIAVISSVDADHLDIYGNEDALKRSFCDFIGQVKRKLIIKEGIDLDLPVTPRKVPRQDGDKRDKDLSVEKYKIAKNIRIENASFMFDAERPNINNLKLSVPGYHNVENAIAAISVACYLGVDTKSISGALASYKGVKRRFEYIIKSDTIIYIDDYAHHPTEITAFINSVRAMYKDEMLTIIFQPHLYSRTKAFARGFSDSLNLADKIILMDIYPARETAMEGISSEIIFDNLKNEKILCNKDNLLEIVKQLQTGILVTLGAGDIDQFIEPIKKILLEKYKLKL; from the coding sequence ATGCTACAGTTAAAAAAAATACAATACATCTATTTCATCGGCATCGGAGGTATCGGCATGAGCGCACTTGCACGATGGTTTACTAATTCTGACTACTCGGGAGTAGCTGGCTATGACCGCGTTGCAACTCCATTGACCAGTCAATTGATGGATGAAGGAATTTTGATACACTTTGAAGATGATGTAGAAAAAATACCCCCTTTTATCACTACTGCCAAAAATGAAACCCTGGTAGTTTATACACCTGCAATTCCTCCGGAACACAAAGAGCTAACTTTTTTTAGAGAAAACGGTTTTACAGTTTTGAAAAGAGCAGAGGTGCTGGGCCTGATAACAAAAGATAAATTTACCATTGCCGTGGCCGGAACACACGGCAAGACAACCATTGCTTCAATGATCGCTTATATTTTGAATTATGCTGGGTTAAATTGTACAGCCTTCCTTGGCGGGATTTCAGTTAATTTTAATTCAAACTTACTAATGACTAATCCCAAATCACCAAATCACCAAATCAGCAAATCACCAAATATATATGTTGTGGAAGCTGACGAATACGACAGGTCATTTTTAGCGCTTCATCCTGATATTGCAGTAATATCCTCAGTTGATGCAGACCATCTTGATATTTATGGCAATGAAGATGCGTTGAAAAGATCTTTCTGTGATTTTATCGGCCAGGTAAAACGAAAATTAATTATTAAAGAAGGAATAGATTTGGATTTGCCAGTTACACCCCGAAAGGTTCCCCGGCAGGATGGGGACAAGCGGGACAAAGATCTATCGGTAGAAAAATATAAAATCGCCAAAAACATTCGCATAGAAAATGCGTCATTTATGTTTGATGCAGAAAGGCCAAATATTAACAATCTCAAACTTTCAGTTCCCGGCTATCATAATGTTGAGAACGCCATTGCAGCTATTAGTGTGGCATGCTATCTGGGTGTTGACACAAAATCTATTTCCGGAGCATTAGCTTCATATAAAGGTGTAAAGAGAAGGTTTGAGTATATCATTAAAAGTGATACGATCATATATATTGATGATTATGCACATCATCCAACAGAGATCACCGCTTTTATAAATTCAGTCAGGGCAATGTATAAGGATGAAATGCTCACTATAATTTTTCAACCGCATTTATACTCCAGGACAAAAGCTTTTGCCCGCGGCTTTTCAGACAGCCTCAACCTGGCTGACAAGATAATTTTAATGGATATTTATCCAGCCCGCGAAACGGCAATGGAGGGTATTAGCTCTGAAATTATTTTTGATAATTTAAAAAATGAGAAAATTTTATGTAATAAGGATAATTTGTTGGAAATTGTAAAGCAATTACAAACCGGCATTTTAGTAACGTTAGGAGCAGGCGATATTGACCAGTTCATTGAACCAATAAAAAAGATTTTGTTAGAAAAATACAAATTAAAACTTTGA
- a CDS encoding cell division protein FtsQ, producing the protein MKSRYIKIISVSALVIFIMGFAYNRYNNRICKDIIIKIDNQYYGNYFINEKDIYSLITGKDNAFIRGKKYKNISLKNIELKIKSHKFVQNVQVYKDHEGNLIVKVEQSRPVARIIQNDGSGFYIGSTGEMLPLSERFTARVVLVEIQKPLWLIKNEFLNKKDRNFFLELFKFIDNDKFLKAQIVQVVVKRNNDVLLYLQVGKQVIEFGKPYNIEAKFNKLYIFLKEILPAKGWNKYQKVNLKFQDQIVCSPG; encoded by the coding sequence TTGAAATCCAGATACATTAAAATAATTTCGGTATCAGCCCTTGTGATCTTTATAATGGGATTCGCTTACAACCGGTATAACAATAGGATCTGTAAGGACATTATTATAAAAATAGATAACCAATACTACGGTAATTATTTTATTAATGAGAAAGATATATATTCTTTGATCACTGGTAAAGATAACGCATTTATCAGGGGTAAAAAATATAAAAATATTAGTCTGAAAAACATTGAACTAAAAATAAAATCCCATAAATTTGTGCAAAATGTTCAGGTTTATAAAGACCATGAAGGCAACTTGATTGTTAAGGTAGAGCAAAGCCGTCCCGTTGCCAGGATAATACAAAATGATGGTTCGGGGTTTTATATAGGAAGTACAGGTGAGATGCTGCCCCTTTCTGAAAGGTTTACCGCAAGGGTTGTTCTTGTAGAAATACAAAAGCCTCTGTGGTTGATAAAAAATGAATTTCTAAATAAAAAGGATAGAAATTTTTTTTTGGAGCTGTTTAAGTTTATTGATAATGATAAATTCCTGAAAGCCCAGATTGTTCAGGTAGTTGTCAAAAGGAATAATGATGTTTTACTTTATCTACAGGTAGGTAAACAGGTAATTGAATTTGGAAAGCCCTATAATATTGAAGCAAAATTCAATAAGCTGTACATATTTTTAAAAGAAATATTGCCCGCAAAAGGGTGGAATAAATATCAGAAGGTTAATTTAAAATTCCAGGATCAAATAGTATGTTCGCCCGGTTAG
- a CDS encoding DUF3326 domain-containing protein produces the protein MIEQEIKIPAIKGHKSLLHYFAHYMEEEWVNEGVPIRFVVTKTDHNHYHCEFAAVSNSLTNNHAAIDSIFRFNKRKVENTNEFNTVLIVPTGIGSEIGGHAGDAGPVSKVMASICDNLLIHPNVVNASDINEMTENTWYIEGSVLTRLLMGTIGLQKVRSNRILMIIDDHKKDIFRNAAVNSVNAARATYGLDCPEIVRLNPPIEMSAEYSKSGRATGKIKGLDNLFKLIDGYKNEFDAIALSSVIRVPLNFHLDYFKSEGEMLNPWGGVEAMLTHTISHLYNLPSAHSPMFETEAIANLDPGVVDSRMAAEAVSLTFLQCILKGLQKSPKIITDKIAVRDKAVLSAKDVSCVVIPDGCIGLPTLAALEQGIPVVAVKSNKNVMKNDLSALPWTSNQLHYADNYLEAIGIMATIKSGITTESVQRPLDSAKVVTKTFESPNDLKVEKESAQLEKV, from the coding sequence ATGATTGAACAAGAAATAAAAATACCTGCTATTAAAGGGCATAAGAGTTTACTACACTATTTTGCTCATTATATGGAAGAAGAATGGGTTAATGAAGGAGTACCGATAAGATTTGTAGTCACTAAAACAGATCATAACCATTACCATTGTGAATTCGCAGCAGTTTCAAATTCTCTTACAAATAATCATGCTGCAATTGATTCAATTTTTCGATTTAATAAAAGGAAAGTCGAAAACACAAATGAGTTCAATACTGTTTTAATTGTACCTACAGGTATAGGTTCAGAAATCGGTGGTCATGCCGGTGACGCTGGGCCTGTTTCAAAAGTCATGGCATCAATATGCGATAACCTTCTTATACACCCCAATGTGGTTAATGCGTCCGATATTAATGAAATGACGGAGAATACATGGTACATTGAAGGAAGTGTTTTGACAAGATTACTAATGGGAACCATTGGTTTGCAAAAGGTTAGGTCTAACCGGATACTTATGATAATTGATGATCATAAGAAAGATATATTTAGAAATGCAGCCGTTAACTCTGTGAACGCAGCCAGAGCTACCTATGGTTTGGACTGCCCTGAGATTGTTAGACTTAACCCGCCTATTGAAATGAGCGCTGAATATTCCAAATCTGGAAGAGCTACCGGAAAAATCAAAGGACTGGATAATCTTTTTAAATTGATAGACGGTTACAAAAATGAATTCGATGCCATTGCGCTTTCTTCTGTAATACGAGTACCCCTTAACTTTCACCTGGATTATTTTAAAAGTGAAGGCGAAATGTTAAACCCCTGGGGGGGAGTTGAAGCAATGTTGACTCATACTATCTCTCATCTTTATAATCTCCCTTCCGCTCATTCACCGATGTTTGAAACTGAAGCTATTGCAAACCTCGACCCTGGTGTTGTAGATTCAAGAATGGCAGCAGAAGCTGTTTCTTTAACTTTTCTGCAGTGTATTCTTAAAGGTCTTCAAAAAAGCCCCAAAATCATTACTGATAAAATTGCTGTTAGAGATAAAGCTGTATTATCGGCAAAGGATGTTAGCTGTGTTGTAATCCCGGATGGTTGTATTGGCCTGCCTACATTGGCTGCATTAGAGCAAGGCATCCCAGTTGTTGCAGTTAAAAGCAATAAAAACGTGATGAAAAATGATTTAAGCGCTCTACCTTGGACTTCTAATCAACTTCACTATGCAGACAACTACCTTGAAGCTATTGGAATTATGGCAACCATAAAATCCGGCATTACTACAGAATCAGTCCAAAGACCTCTTGATTCAGCAAAAGTGGTTACTAAAACATTTGAATCACCAAATGATTTGAAGGTCGAAAAAGAAAGTGCTCAATTAGAAAAAGTATAG
- a CDS encoding T9SS type A sorting domain-containing protein, which produces MKKTILFSFVAITMHVGANAQSCNPDSLVVRGIKACNTDNNINWELQNHQVYINPDCPSNNKLILHLVGTFDNPNSTTFLPTLAANNGYKVISLKYPNNVSGTSSCKTSSDFDCHWKYRQEIVSGTDTSSHVAVDTSNCILNRFQKLLIYLDNEYPGENWGKYLINQDSIDWSDITVSGHSQGGGHAAFIAKNFAVDRVLMFASPNEYSSFYAAPASWISMPGLTPDSRYYGFGNLYDEIIDFSEQFLVWNTMNLDTFGDSVWVDNTACPYSNSRILYTSDTSTTGIAAQHSSVIVDNYTPISMGEPIFLPVWEYMLGLCGDSTLSINHVFSIEGIEIYPNPGSGTVYISAPKPIVKIELINSVGSILEVYEPNSNLATLNLETYTGLLYIKVFIEGNKSFVKKLIRH; this is translated from the coding sequence ATGAAGAAAACGATTCTATTTAGCTTTGTTGCAATTACGATGCACGTTGGTGCAAACGCTCAATCCTGTAATCCTGATTCACTGGTAGTTAGAGGCATTAAAGCTTGCAATACGGATAACAATATAAACTGGGAACTCCAAAATCATCAAGTATATATTAACCCGGATTGCCCTTCCAACAATAAACTAATTCTTCATTTGGTTGGAACATTTGACAACCCCAATAGTACCACATTTTTACCAACTCTTGCCGCCAATAATGGTTATAAAGTGATCAGTCTTAAGTATCCGAATAATGTTTCTGGCACCTCTTCTTGTAAAACAAGCTCAGACTTTGATTGTCACTGGAAGTATCGGCAGGAAATAGTATCCGGAACGGATACCAGCTCCCACGTTGCCGTTGATACCAGTAACTGTATCTTAAACCGTTTCCAAAAATTATTGATCTATCTGGACAATGAATATCCTGGTGAAAACTGGGGTAAATACTTGATAAACCAGGACAGTATAGACTGGTCAGATATAACAGTGTCAGGGCATTCACAAGGAGGCGGTCATGCCGCTTTTATAGCTAAAAATTTTGCCGTGGACAGAGTACTTATGTTTGCCTCACCAAATGAGTATAGCTCTTTCTACGCTGCTCCAGCTTCATGGATCAGTATGCCTGGTCTAACTCCTGATTCGCGTTATTATGGGTTTGGTAACTTGTACGATGAAATCATTGATTTCAGTGAGCAATTTCTTGTGTGGAATACCATGAATCTGGACACCTTTGGAGACAGTGTTTGGGTAGATAACACGGCTTGCCCTTACTCAAATTCAAGAATACTGTATACGAGTGATACCTCAACAACCGGAATAGCAGCCCAACACAGTTCTGTAATTGTCGATAATTATACTCCTATTTCCATGGGTGAACCAATTTTTCTTCCTGTTTGGGAATATATGCTTGGTTTATGTGGTGACTCCACTTTGTCGATAAACCACGTATTCTCTATAGAAGGAATTGAGATTTATCCCAACCCTGGTTCGGGTACTGTTTATATAAGCGCCCCAAAGCCGATCGTAAAAATTGAACTTATTAATTCTGTTGGGAGTATATTGGAAGTTTATGAACCTAATTCGAATTTGGCTACGTTAAACTTAGAAACATATACCGGACTTCTATATATTAAGGTATTTATTGAAGGAAATAAAAGCTTTGTGAAAAAATTAATAAGACATTAA
- a CDS encoding type II toxin-antitoxin system HicB family antitoxin, with product MLANYTIIIVKSKNWYAGYVKELPSAHSQGKTIDEVKENLKEAIKSNV from the coding sequence ATGTTAGCTAATTATACAATTATAATTGTAAAAAGTAAAAATTGGTATGCCGGTTATGTAAAAGAATTACCAAGTGCTCATTCTCAAGGTAAAACTATTGATGAAGTAAAAGAAAATTTAAAAGAGGCTATAAAGTCGAATGTTTAA
- a CDS encoding ORF6N domain-containing protein — MLDSDLSQLYGVETRQLNRQVKRNIKRFPVDFMFQLTKSEFESLMCQIGTSKIGRGGRRKLP; from the coding sequence ATGCTTGATAGTGATCTATCTCAGCTTTATGGAGTAGAAACACGGCAATTAAATCGACAGGTTAAAAGGAATATTAAACGGTTTCCTGTTGATTTTATGTTTCAGCTTACGAAATCCGAATTTGAAAGTTTGATGTGCCAAATTGGCACATCAAAGATAGGTAGAGGTGGTCGTAGAAAATTACCTTAA
- a CDS encoding AAA family ATPase, translated as MYIYKIELENIRCFEKLTIDFEYDGKIQMWQTVLGNNAVGKSTILKCIAMGLCDESSAAALMKEENGEFIRKPYLKGSIEITLKDSPGDKGLTVVTNLTKETKESPEKLRQVTPSDLSLWKDIFMCGYGVQIGDGGGDTWENYKPLEAVYTLFNTGSDLQNTEAVMFKQSPELRDWLSEVLLKILMLDNYPKIEYNSKGMFVSGPWGKLRVGELSDGYRRVIQITVDFFGWQVVADKLSSVNDEIAGILLIDELETHLHPKWQRFIVDRFTTYLPKVQIITSTHSPLVALGTTDLEDALILELDLINENSNRVRDKSVDSNTYKGYTVDQILTSTAFDMQIARSGISGNKMIEFRKLFLIESKNAEEEKRFQELRDELESEIPEYGELEEDRKRQRELRQLIEELNNKLKSSND; from the coding sequence ATGTATATCTATAAAATTGAATTAGAGAATATTCGATGTTTTGAGAAATTAACCATTGATTTTGAGTACGATGGAAAAATTCAAATGTGGCAAACTGTGCTTGGTAATAATGCTGTTGGAAAATCGACTATTCTTAAATGTATCGCAATGGGGCTATGTGATGAATCAAGTGCTGCAGCCTTAATGAAGGAAGAAAATGGAGAATTTATTAGAAAACCTTATCTTAAAGGCAGTATTGAAATTACTTTAAAAGATAGCCCTGGTGACAAAGGACTTACAGTAGTTACAAATTTGACTAAAGAAACTAAGGAAAGTCCAGAAAAACTTAGACAGGTGACACCATCTGACCTGTCGCTCTGGAAAGATATATTTATGTGTGGTTATGGTGTGCAGATCGGTGATGGAGGAGGTGATACATGGGAAAACTATAAACCGTTGGAAGCTGTATATACTCTCTTTAATACTGGTTCTGATTTACAGAATACCGAAGCTGTAATGTTTAAACAATCACCGGAGCTTCGAGATTGGCTTTCTGAAGTGTTGCTAAAAATATTAATGCTCGATAATTATCCAAAGATCGAATACAATTCGAAAGGGATGTTTGTCTCAGGACCATGGGGTAAATTAAGAGTTGGCGAATTAAGTGATGGATATAGACGAGTTATACAAATTACTGTAGATTTTTTCGGTTGGCAGGTAGTTGCCGATAAGCTAAGTTCGGTTAATGACGAAATAGCAGGAATTTTGCTAATTGATGAGTTAGAAACACATTTACACCCTAAATGGCAGCGATTTATTGTTGATAGATTTACAACATATTTGCCGAAAGTGCAGATAATTACCAGTACTCATTCACCATTAGTTGCACTTGGTACAACAGACCTTGAAGATGCATTGATTTTAGAGTTAGATTTGATTAATGAGAACTCAAATAGAGTGCGGGATAAAAGCGTTGATTCTAATACATACAAAGGATATACTGTTGATCAAATCCTAACTTCTACAGCTTTTGACATGCAAATTGCCCGAAGCGGTATTTCGGGAAATAAGATGATAGAGTTTAGAAAGTTATTCTTGATAGAATCCAAGAATGCCGAAGAGGAGAAACGGTTTCAGGAACTTCGGGATGAATTAGAATCTGAAATACCAGAATATGGTGAACTCGAAGAAGATCGGAAGCGGCAAAGAGAATTAAGGCAGTTAATAGAAGAACTTAATAATAAATTAAAATCTTCCAATGATTAA